In Actinoplanes octamycinicus, the genomic window GGTGCGGCGACCGTCAGATCAGGCTGCGGAGGATCGTGACGGCGAAGAACACGATGATGAACGCCAGGTCGATCGAGACGCCGCCGGCCCGCAGCGGCGGGATCAGCTTCCGCACCGGGGCCAGGATCGGCTCGGTCACCGCGAACACCCCGCCGGACACCCGGGAGCGCAACGAGCCGGGCATCGCCGGGCCGGCCAGCACCGCGCTCCAGTCCAGGACGGCGCGGGCGATCAGCAGGAACTGCACGATCAGCAGCGCCAGGCTGATGATGCCGAGAAGACCCATCACGTACCTCCGAGTCGGCGGAATGTGCGTCCCACTGTGACGCGTCCGGTTGTGAAGTTGCTGAGCAACCGCTGAGCACTACCCTGCGGTGGGTGACTGATCAATTGCTGCTGGTGGTCTGCGCGGCCACCCCGCTGCGCCGGATCGGCGAGCTGATCGACCTGCTCCAGGCGCGCCGCTGGCAGGTCACCGTGCTGGCCACGCCGTCCGCCGCGAGCTGGCCGTTCCTCGGCGACGTCGCCGAGCGCACCGGCCGGCCGCTGCTGCACCGCATGCCGCTCCCGGACGAACCCTGGCCCGCCCTCACCCCGGACGCGGTCCTGGTCGCCCCGGCCACCTTCAACACCCTGAACAAGTGGGCCACCGGCGTCAACGACAACCTGGCCGTCGGCCTGCTCAACGAGTACCTGAGCGGCGACCTCCCGATCGTCGCCGCCGTCCACGTGAAGCCCGAGCTGGCCGCCCACCCGGCCTTCGCCGGCAACCTCGCCGTGCTCCGCGCCGCCGGCGTCCGCCTGACCGCCCCGCACCCGTTCACCTGGCAGCCGGCCATCGACCTTCTTCCTTCCTCCGGTACGACGTGAGCCCCACCCCGACCGCACCAGCCCCGTCCCCACCGACCCGGTGAGCCCGGTAGCCGACCCGGGCGGCTGTTGGCGGCTGCCGCTCCCACCGAGCCGGTGAGCCCGGTAGCCGAACCAGGCGGCGGCTGCCGACTACCGTTCCCATCGACCCGCTGAGCTCGGCAGCCGAACCAGGCGGCGGCTGGCGGCTGCCGCTCCCACCGAGCCGGTGAGCCCGGTAGCCGAACCAGGCGGCGGCTGCCGACTACTGTTCCCACCGAACCGGTAAGCCCGGTAGCCGACCCCCGGCGGCTGCCGACTACCGCTCCCACCGAGCCGGTGAGCCCGGCAGCCGACCCCAGCGGCTGCTGCCGGCTCAACGGTGAGTTGTCCACATCAGCGCGTCGTCCACAGGCTCACCCCGCGAGGGCCCGCCGCCGCGCCACACTGTCTTCGGGGCGGCTCCCCCTGGGAGCGGTGGGGACTGACGTGTTGGCGGGGGAGGCTGACCGCGCTGTCCCGCGCGGGGCGGATCAGAGGAGGGCCGTGATGGAGTCGGCTCGGCTGCCGTCGAGGGGGGTGGTGACGTCGCAGAAGCGCCACTTCTTGTCGGCGCTGCGGACCAGGGTGATCCGGACCGTGGTGGACTTCAGCTCCGGGAGGTAGGCGAGGATCTGCGTCTGGTCGCCGGTCTTGCGCGGCGTGACCGCCTCGGCCGGGCGGCTCACCTGGATGTCCAGACTGGTCCGGTCGCCGAGCGGGATGGCGCTCGGGGACGGGGACGGCCAGCGGACCGCGGTCACCGTCGGGGTGCTGGTGGTCACGTAGGCGTTCTGGTCGATCAGGGACTGGGTCTCGGCGATCAGCTGGGTGGCCGCGCTGCAGCCAGGCGCCGCGATCATGACGGCTTTCGACGGGTCCGGGTTCGCGATCAGCCACTGGCCGTATTTGATCAGCGAGGCGACGACCGCGGGCAGGTTGGCGCCGGTGGTGGCCAGGTTCGGGGCGGACGTGTTCGGCACCGCGGGCGTCTGCAGGAACGTGCTGGTCGGGGCGGCCTGCAGGGTGGCTTCCGGGGTCGCGGTGGTGGTGGGGCTCGAGGCGAACGCGGCACAGCCGGTCAGCGCGCAGGCCGAGGCGAGCACGGCGGTCAGCCGCAGGGCACGACGGGGGGTCGGCTGCATCAGGGGTTCCTCCGGTATGACGTTTCGCGGCCAGTCACGTCGGTACCGGAGGGGTCGGGTTGAGGAATCGCGGCCAGGAACTCCGACCGCAACCCGTGGGAGATCTGGTCAGGTGGTGCGCGGCTCGGCGACGCCCAGGCCGCGGGTCAGCTGCCGGTTGAGCTCGGCCAGCTCGGCCCGGGCGGCGACCGCGCCGTCGCCGGTGAGCCGGTAGTACTTCCGGGCCGGGCGGCCGGCGGCGACCGGGTCGAGCGTCTCCCACCGGGCCTCGATCCAGCCCGCCTTCTCCAGGCGGGTCAGGATCGGGTAGAGCGTGCCGCTCGGGTAGCCGCTGTCGCGCATCAGGTCCAGGCCGTACCGATCGGCGGCCGGGTCCTGCAGGAACGCGGCCAGCACCTTGGCCACCGCGGTGGTCGCCCGGATCGGCTTGAGCATGCGACCCAACGTAGCAGCCCGTCAGTTTCGCTACATAGGGTCGCTCCGGGCCGGTGTCAGAGGACGTGTTTCGCGGCGAACTCCAGGGCTTTCACGTCGAAGAAGGTCCGCCCGCCGTCGTGCCCGTCCCACTCGTAGATCTCGATCTCCTTGGCCCCGGCGATCTCGTTGTACGCGGCGAAGACCGTCGACGGCGGGCACACCTCGTCCATCAGCGCGGCGGAGAACAGGGCCGGGGCGGTGACCCGGCGGGCCAGATTGACCACGTCGAAGTGGTCCAGGGTGGCGAAGGTCCGCTCGGCCTGGTCGGCGTTCACCCGGAGGAACTGGACGATCTCCTGGAACGGGAAGCTGTCGGTGATGGTCACCGCCCGGCGGATGTCGCAGAGGAACGGCACCCCGGCGATCACCGCGGAGACCCGGTCGGGGACCAGCCCGGCGGCCGCGATCGAGAGGGCCCCGCCCTGGCTCTTGCCGGTGGTGACCAGCCGGGACGCGTCGACGCCGGGCAGCTCGGCGGCGGTCTCCACGGCCCGCGCCGCGTCGGTGAACAGCCGCCGGTAGTAGTGCGTCTCCGGCGAGCGCACGCCCCGGGTCAGGTAGCCGGGGGAGGACGGTCCGGCGCCGTCCGGGTCGACGTCCGGGGTGGCGCCGCCCCGCCAGCCGCCGCCCTGCCCGCGGGTGTCCATCACCAGGTGCGCGTATCCGGCGGCGGACCAGACCAGCCAGTCGATCGGCAGGCCGCGGCCCCCGCCGTACCCGATGAACTCGACCGCGATCGGCAGCGGACCGGTTGCGCCGGCTGGAACGTTGAGCCACGCCCGGATCGGCTGGCCGGCGTAGCCGGTGAAGGTCACGTCGTAGGTGGTGAGGCCGCGCAGCGGGGTCGGCACCTCGGTGAGCTCGACCGGCTTGGCGGCGGCCCGCGCCTCGGCGAGCGTGCCGGACCAGAACTCGGCGAAGCCGGCCGGCTCCGGGGTGGCCGTGCGGTGGGTGCGGAGGTCGGCCAGCGAGAGATCAAAATGCGCCATGGAAGCAACCGTACGATGGTCGCCATGTCCGCCGCGGCACCGTCCTCCCGCCCGGCGCCGCACGTTCTGGAAGCGGTGCTGGAGCGGCTGACCTATGTGAACGAGGAGACCGGTTACACGGTCGCCCGGGTGGCCACCGCGAAGAGCGGCCCGGACCTGCTGACCGTGGTCGGCGCGCTGCTCGGCGCCCAGCCCGGGGAGAGCCTGCGGCTGTCCGGCTGGTGGTCGTCGCATCCGCAGTACGGCCGCCAGTTCGAGGTGGTCTCCTACACCACCGTGCTGCCGGCGACCATTCAGGGGATCCGCCGCTACCTGGGATCCGGCCTGGTCAAGGGCATCGGGCCGGTCTTCGCCGAGCGGATCGTCGACCATTTCGGACTGGACACCCTGCAGATCATCGAGGAGTCGCCGGACCGGCTGATCGAGGTGAACGGGCTCGGCCCGAAACGCACCAAGAAGATCACCGCGGCGTGGGCCGAGCAGAAGGCGATCAAGGAGGTGATGCTCTTCCTCCAGGGGGTCGGGGTGTCCACCTCGATCGCCGTCCGGATCTACAAGAAGTACGGCGACGCGTCCATCTCGGTGGTCAAGAACAGCCCCTACCAGCTGGCGTCGGATGTCTGGGGGATCGGTTTCAAGACCGCGGACACCATCGCGCAGGCGGTCGGGATCCCGCACGACAGCCCCGAACGGGTGAAGGCCGGCCTGCAGTACACGCTGTCCCAGGCGACCGACAACGGCCACTGCTTCCTGCCGGTCCTGCAGCTGACCGACGAGGCCGCCAAGATCCTCGAAGTGCCGCCGGGACTCATCCCGGCATGTCTCGATGACCTGGTCGCCGAGGAGGGCGTGGTTCGCGAGGGCGACCATGTCTACCTCGTGCCGTTCCATCGCGCGGAGATGTCCCTCGCGTCAACGCTCGTCGCCCTGTTGCGGGACAGGTCGGACAGGATGCCGGCCTTCCACGGCGTGGACTGGTCGAAAGCGCTGGCCTGGCTGCACCAGCGCACCGGCTCCACCCTGGCCCCCGAGCAGGAGGCGGCGGTCAAACTCGCGCTGACCGAGAAGGTCGCGGTCCTCACCGGCGGCCCGGGCTGCGGCAAGAGCTTCACCGTCCGCTCGATCGTCGAGCTGGCCGCCGCCAAGAAAGCCAAGATCCAGCTGGTCGCCCCGACCGGCCGCGCCGCGAAACGCCTGGCCGAGCTGACCGGCCACCCGGCCGCCACCGTGCACCGGCTGCTCAAGCTGCAGCCCGGCGGCGACGCCACCTTCGACCGGGACAACCCGCTCGACGCCGACCTGGTGGTCGTCGACGAGTCCTCGATGCTCGACCTGATCCTGGCGAACAAGCTGGTCAAGGCGATCCCGCCGGGCGCGCACCTGCTGCTGGTCGGCGACGTCGACCAGCTGCCCAGCGTCGGCGCCGGCGAGGTGCTGCGCGACCTGCTGGCCGCCGAGGTGATCCCCCGGGTCCGGCTCACCCAGATCTTCCGGCAGGCCGCGGAGAGCGGCGTGGTCACCAACGCGCACCGGGTCAACCAGGGCCGGCCGCCGCTGCTCGACGGGATGACCGACTTCTTCCTGTTCCCGTGCGACGACACCGAGGCGACCGCGGCGCTCACCGTGGACGTGGCGTGCACCCGGATCCCCCGCAAGTTCGGCCTCGACCCGCGCCGGGACGTGCAGATCCTCGCCCCGATGCACCGCGGCCCGGCCGGCGCGGGCGCGCTGAACACGCTGCTGCAGCAGCAGCTCACGCCGGGCCGCGAGGGGCTGCCGGAGCGCCGGGTCGGTGGCCGGGTGTTCCGGGTCGGCGACAAGGTCACCCAGATCCGGAACAACTACGACAAGGGGGTGGCGGGCGTCTTCAACGGCACGGTCGGCGTCGTGACCGGGCTGTCGCCCGAGGAGCAGACCCTGACGGTACGCACCGACGAGGACGAGCTGATCGAGTACGACTTCGACGAGCTGGACGAGCTGGCGCACGCGTACGCGATCACCATCCACCGCTCGCAGGGCTCGGAGTACCCGGCCGTGGTGATCCCGCTGACCACCAGCGCCTGGATGATGCTGCAGCGGAACCTGCTCTACACCGCGATCACCCGGGCCAAGAAGCTGGTGGTGCTGGTCGGGTCGCGCAAGGCCCTCGCCGCGGCGGTCCGCACGGTCGGCGCCGGCCGGCGGCACACCGCGCTGACCGAGCGCCTCAGCTCGTAGGCTCCGGCTGCCGCTCCGGGACCGGCGTGGCCGCCAGGGCCGCGCCGACCGTGTGCAGGCCGAGCAGCCGCCGCTCCAGCTCGGCCGCGTTCACCCCGGAGAGCTTGCTGGTCGGGTCCTCCCAGATCACCGCGCCGTCCGCGCTGAACTCGTCGGGGTGCCGCAGGTCGGCCAGCGCGCGCAGCCCGGGCCAGACCTCACGCCAGCCGGGCGCGGAGCCGGCGCCGAGCCGGTCGCTGACCGCCACGTCCTCGACCCGCAGCCGGGGCACCGCGCCGGGCAGCGCCATCGCCCACGCGTTGCGCCCGACCCCCTTGGCGGTCCGGTAGGTGAAGACCACGAACGGCAGGCCCTGGTAGGCGCCGAAGACCACGTACTCGGCGAACGGCTTGCCGGCCTTGAGCCCGGGCAGGTTCAGCCGGGCGACCAGGTCGTGGTCGAACCGGCGGTAGAGGAAGCCGCGGGACCGGGCCCACCGGCGCCGGCCGACCCGGGTCCGCCAGAAGTCCACCAGGCTGCCACAGCCGGCCAGCGCGAAGGCCAGGCAGACCACCATGCCGAGCCAGGCCACGATCGTCTCGTCCACGATCACGAAGGTGAGCCCGACGAACGAGCCGAGCGCCATGACCAGGATCAGGACCACCGTCCCGCCGACGCCCTCGGCCCGGGGCCGCTTGCCGATCGTCTCGCCGAGCGGGTGCAGCGGCGGGTGCGGCGGGACCGGGTGCAGCGGCGGGCCGGCCCGGAAGCCGGCGGCCGCCCGCTCCACGGCGGCCTCCCGGCGGGCGGTGCGCACCGCGCTGACCGGCACCCCGAGGATCAGCAGCACGCCCAGCCCGGCCGCGCCCCAGCCGACCTGGCGGACCAGGGCGTGGTGGTCGCGCCGGCCGTCGACCGAGTACTTCTCCCGGATCTCGGCCATCTCGTCGGCGTACCCCGCGGCTGCCGACCTCGCGGCCGTTGCTGTACGACACGCACTCGTCGCCGGCGTCCATCTCCTGGCCGCCGCACTCCACCTGCTGCGAATAGATCATGTGGGTCGAGTCGTCCTCGAGCTCCTCGGCGGTGAGCGTGTGCCGGTCCACCGTCCACAGCCCGCCGGCCACGATGCCCAGGCCGATCACCAGCTGGACGATCCACCCGAAGAGTCTTCTGCGCACGGCGACCTGTATAGCACCCGGGCCGGCCGACCGGCGGCCCGCCCATTAGCACCATTTCCTTCCGGCCGGGCCGGAATGCGGGAATCCCGGCCGAAAAGCCGCCGCCCGCAGACGCCCGGACAACGAATTCCACTGAACACGGCGAGGGCGAATCAAATCGCGCGGGGCATTCCGGAAATATCCTTCTCCCAACGCACCGAAACGATCCGATAAACGGGAGTTATTCATGTTCCGTCAACTGACCGCCGGCGCCGCGATGCTCGCTTCTCTCGCCGTCGCCGCACCGGCCCAGGCATCGCCGCTGCCCACCCCGGACGAGATGATGATCATCAACGTGGTGAACGCGAACGGGTCCGGCTGCCCGGACAAGTCCGCGAAGATCACGGTCTCGCCGGACAACACGGCGTTCACCGTGACCTACTCGGACTACACCGCACAGGTCGGCCCGGAATCCTCGCCACTCGATTTCCGGAAGAATTGCCAGATCGCGCTGGACATCAAGGTGCCGTCCGGATTCACGTTCGCGATCGCCGGCGCGGACTATCGCGGATACGCCAGCCTGGCGAAGGGCGCGTGGGCTCAGGAAGCCGCCAACTACTACTTCCAGGGCCATTCCCAGACCACCCGGATCGAGCACAACTTCAAGGGGCCGTTCGACGACAACTGGCAGCGCACCGACAAGGTGGGAATCGCCTCGCTGAGCTTCCTGTCCTGCGGCGAGCGGCGCTATCTGAACATCAACACCGACCTGCGGGTGAACCGCGGCTCGTCGGACGCCCGCAAGCACACCAGCTTCATCTCGATGGACTCCACCGACGCCTCGATCAACACGGTGTACCGGGTCGCCTGGAAGAAGTGCTTCTAATTGTCGAAGGCCGCCCACGGGCTCTCGGTGGGCGGGCGCGGGCCGGCCGTCGCCACGACGGCCGGCCCGGCCTTCCGAGCCACCGCGATCCGGTGCGCGATCAGCGCGGCCAGCGCCGTGGTGATCGGCACCGCGGCGATCAGGCCGATCGTGCCGACCGCGCTGCGCACCAGCTCCTGCGCGATCAGCTGACCGGTGAGCAGCTCGCTGACCGGGGTCCCGCCGGTCGCGAAGAGCAGCATCAGCGGCAGCGACGCACCGGCGTAGGCGAGCACGATCGTGTTGATCACCGAGGCGATGTGCGCCCGGCCGATCCGGGTGGCCGCGCCGTAGAGACTGCGGAAGCCGTACGCCGGATTGGCCAGGGCCAGCTCGGTGACCGTGGCCGACTGGGTGACGGTCACGTCGTCCAGCACGCCCAGCGAGCCGATCACGATGCTGGCCAGCAGCAGGCCCTGCATGTTGACCGAGCCCTGGGTGATCGACAGGAAGTTCGAGGTGTCGTCGGCGACGCCGGTCAGGTGCACCGCCGCGACGCTGATCTCGGCCAGCACGGTGGTGATGATCAGGCTGGTCAGGGTGCCGGCCACGGCGATCGTGGTGGTGATGGTCAGCCCGTGCGTCAGGTAGAGCACGGTCAGCATGATCGCGGCCGAGCCGACCACCGCGACCAGCATCGGCGACCGGCCGTCCAGGATCGCCGGGACGATGAAGAACAGCAGCACGCCGAACGTGACGGCGAGCCCGGCCAGCGCGGTCAGCCCGCGCCAGCGGCCGAAGGCGATCACCGCGAGGGCGAACGCCGCGCCGAGGATCCACAGCTCCCGGCCGCGCTGGTGGTCGGAGATGGTGTACGTGAGCCCGCCGCCCTCCTCCTCCAGGCCGAGCAGGACCACCCGGTCACCGGCCTCGATGGTGGGAGCGCCCGGCCCGTACGGCAGGTCGGTGCTGATCACCTCGCCGCTGGCCAGCTTCACCACCGCGGTGCCGCAGCCGGTGGGCTGCGTCTCGCCCTGCGGCACCGGCGCGCACTCGGCC contains:
- a CDS encoding YggT family protein, which translates into the protein MGLLGIISLALLIVQFLLIARAVLDWSAVLAGPAMPGSLRSRVSGGVFAVTEPILAPVRKLIPPLRAGGVSIDLAFIIVFFAVTILRSLI
- a CDS encoding flavoprotein, with translation MTDQLLLVVCAATPLRRIGELIDLLQARRWQVTVLATPSAASWPFLGDVAERTGRPLLHRMPLPDEPWPALTPDAVLVAPATFNTLNKWATGVNDNLAVGLLNEYLSGDLPIVAAVHVKPELAAHPAFAGNLAVLRAAGVRLTAPHPFTWQPAIDLLPSSGTT
- a CDS encoding PadR family transcriptional regulator, with translation MLKPIRATTAVAKVLAAFLQDPAADRYGLDLMRDSGYPSGTLYPILTRLEKAGWIEARWETLDPVAAGRPARKYYRLTGDGAVAARAELAELNRQLTRGLGVAEPRTT
- a CDS encoding acetylxylan esterase, yielding MAHFDLSLADLRTHRTATPEPAGFAEFWSGTLAEARAAAKPVELTEVPTPLRGLTTYDVTFTGYAGQPIRAWLNVPAGATGPLPIAVEFIGYGGGRGLPIDWLVWSAAGYAHLVMDTRGQGGGWRGGATPDVDPDGAGPSSPGYLTRGVRSPETHYYRRLFTDAARAVETAAELPGVDASRLVTTGKSQGGALSIAAAGLVPDRVSAVIAGVPFLCDIRRAVTITDSFPFQEIVQFLRVNADQAERTFATLDHFDVVNLARRVTAPALFSAALMDEVCPPSTVFAAYNEIAGAKEIEIYEWDGHDGGRTFFDVKALEFAAKHVL
- the recD2 gene encoding SF1B family DNA helicase RecD2: MSAAAPSSRPAPHVLEAVLERLTYVNEETGYTVARVATAKSGPDLLTVVGALLGAQPGESLRLSGWWSSHPQYGRQFEVVSYTTVLPATIQGIRRYLGSGLVKGIGPVFAERIVDHFGLDTLQIIEESPDRLIEVNGLGPKRTKKITAAWAEQKAIKEVMLFLQGVGVSTSIAVRIYKKYGDASISVVKNSPYQLASDVWGIGFKTADTIAQAVGIPHDSPERVKAGLQYTLSQATDNGHCFLPVLQLTDEAAKILEVPPGLIPACLDDLVAEEGVVREGDHVYLVPFHRAEMSLASTLVALLRDRSDRMPAFHGVDWSKALAWLHQRTGSTLAPEQEAAVKLALTEKVAVLTGGPGCGKSFTVRSIVELAAAKKAKIQLVAPTGRAAKRLAELTGHPAATVHRLLKLQPGGDATFDRDNPLDADLVVVDESSMLDLILANKLVKAIPPGAHLLLVGDVDQLPSVGAGEVLRDLLAAEVIPRVRLTQIFRQAAESGVVTNAHRVNQGRPPLLDGMTDFFLFPCDDTEATAALTVDVACTRIPRKFGLDPRRDVQILAPMHRGPAGAGALNTLLQQQLTPGREGLPERRVGGRVFRVGDKVTQIRNNYDKGVAGVFNGTVGVVTGLSPEEQTLTVRTDEDELIEYDFDELDELAHAYAITIHRSQGSEYPAVVIPLTTSAWMMLQRNLLYTAITRAKKLVVLVGSRKALAAAVRTVGAGRRHTALTERLSS
- a CDS encoding DUF4360 domain-containing protein, whose product is MFRQLTAGAAMLASLAVAAPAQASPLPTPDEMMIINVVNANGSGCPDKSAKITVSPDNTAFTVTYSDYTAQVGPESSPLDFRKNCQIALDIKVPSGFTFAIAGADYRGYASLAKGAWAQEAANYYFQGHSQTTRIEHNFKGPFDDNWQRTDKVGIASLSFLSCGERRYLNINTDLRVNRGSSDARKHTSFISMDSTDASINTVYRVAWKKCF
- a CDS encoding YibE/F family protein, whose amino-acid sequence is MAGHHHSHAAPDDPLPQARKLTLMLLIPAVLLTALGMLLLWPRDAPKADTAEGPTQVNGVVQTVTPAECAPVPQGETQPTGCGTAVVKLASGEVISTDLPYGPGAPTIEAGDRVVLLGLEEEGGGLTYTISDHQRGRELWILGAAFALAVIAFGRWRGLTALAGLAVTFGVLLFFIVPAILDGRSPMLVAVVGSAAIMLTVLYLTHGLTITTTIAVAGTLTSLIITTVLAEISVAAVHLTGVADDTSNFLSITQGSVNMQGLLLASIVIGSLGVLDDVTVTQSATVTELALANPAYGFRSLYGAATRIGRAHIASVINTIVLAYAGASLPLMLLFATGGTPVSELLTGQLIAQELVRSAVGTIGLIAAVPITTALAALIAHRIAVARKAGPAVVATAGPRPPTESPWAAFDN